The following are from one region of the Sorghum bicolor cultivar BTx623 chromosome 2, Sorghum_bicolor_NCBIv3, whole genome shotgun sequence genome:
- the LOC8055864 gene encoding tonoplast dicarboxylate transporter codes for MDPRHGGYWESSSEDVTRPLLPTHDEDRPTTTGELSSWSGLRTLLASKYLAVASGPAACALICALVDLGGHPAARNMLGVLAWVFLWWITDAVPLAVASMAPLFLFPAFGISSSDAVAKAYMDDVISLVLGSFILALAIEHYSIHRRLALNITALFCGDPVKPHLLLLGICGTTAFISMWIHNTPCTVMMMPVATGILQRLPRGELEGGSSSDARVVQRFSKAVVLGVVYASAVGGMATLTGTGVNIILVGMWSTYFPEQDPITFSSWMAFGLPMALILFVALWATLCLMYCSKNTGSALSAYLDRSHLRRELSLLGPMAFAEKMVLAVFGGLIVLWMTRSLTDDIPGWGVLFDGKVGDGTVTIMMATLLFIIPSGKNDGEKLMDWGKCRKLQWNIILLLGAGFAIADGFKASGLTDILSEALGFLRGAPVLAVAPVACVFSGVITEFTSDDATTTLVLPLLAELGKSIGVHPLLLMVPGAVGAQLSYLLPTGSPGNVVGFSTGYITIRDMVVTGTPLKIVGVAALTILLPTLGSLVFGMA; via the exons ATGGATCCACGGCACGGCGGCTACTGGGAGAGCTCCTCGGAGGACGTGACGAGGCCGCTGCTGCCGACGCACGACGAGGACAGGCCGACGACGACGGGGGAGCTCTCCTCCTGGTCAGGGCTCCGGACGCTGCTCGCCAGCAAGTACCTGGCGGTGGCGTCGGGGCCGGCTGCGTGCGCGCTGATCTGCGCGCTGGTGGACCTCGGCGGGCACCCCGCGGCGCGCAACATGCTCGGGGTGCTGGCCTGGGTGTTCCTCTGGTGGATCACGGACGCCGTGCCGCTCGCCGTAGCGTCCATGGCGCCGCTGTTCCTCTTCCCGGCGTTCGGCATCTCCTCCTCCGACGCAGTCGCCAAGGCCTACATGGACGACGTTATCTCCCTCGTCCTCGGCAGCTTCATCCTCGCGCTCGCCATCGAGCACTACAGCATCCACCGTCGCCTTGCCCTCAAC ATCACGGCGCTGTTCTGCGGGGACCCGGTGAAGCCgcacctgctgctgctgggcaTCTGCGGCACGACCGCGTTCATCAGCATGTGGATCCACAACACGCCGTGCACCGTCATGATGATGCCGGTGGCGACGGGGATCCTGCAGCGGCTGCCGCGCGGCGAGCTGGAGGGCGGCTCGAGCTCGGATGCCCGCGTGGTCCAGCGGTTCTCCAAGGCGGTGGTGCTTGGCGTCGTGTACGCGTCCGCGGTCGGCGGGATGGCCACGCTGACGGGCACCGGCGTGAACATCATCCTGGTGGGGATGTGGTCCACCTACTTCCCTGAGCAGGACCCCATCACCTTCAGCAGCTGGATGGCCTTCGGGCTCCCCATGGCGCTCATCCTGTTCGTGGCGCTCTGGGCCACGCTCTGCCTCATGTACTGCTCCAAGAACACCGGGAGCGCGCTCTCCGCTTACCTCGACAGGAGCCACCTCAGAAGGGAGCTCAGCTTGCTTG GTCCAATGGCATTTGCTGAGAAGATGGTTTTGGCCGTCTTTGGG GGTCTCATCGTGCTCTGGATGACCAGGAGTCTGACAGACGACATCCCTGGGTGGGGAGTCCTCTTCGATGGCAAAGTTGGGGATGGAACGGTCACT ATCATGATGGCGACACTGCTCTTCATCATCCCGAGCGGCAAGAACGACGGCGAGAAGCTCATGGACTGGGGCAAGTGCCGGAAGCTGCAGTGGAACATCATCCTGCTCCTCGGCGCGGGCTTCGCCATCGCCGACGGGTTCAAGGCGAGCGGCCTGACGGACATCCTCTCCGAGGCGCTGGGCTTCCTGCGCGGCGCGCCGGTGCTGGCGGTCGCGCCCGTGGCCTGCGTCTTCAGCGGCGTCATCACGGAGTTCACCTCCGACGACGCCACCACCACGCTGGTGCTGCCGCTGCTCGCCGAGCTGGGCAAGTCCATCGGCGTGCACCCGCTGCTGCTCATGGTCCCCGGCGCCGTCGGCGCGCAGCTGTCGTACCTGCTCCCCACGGGGTCCCCCGGGAACGTCGTCGGGTTCAGCACGGGCTACATCACCATCAGGGACATGGTGGTCACCGGAACGCCGCTGAAAATCGTCGGCGTCGCAGCTCTGACGATCCTGCTCCCAACATTGG GTTCTCTGGTTTTTGGCATGGCATAG